In Acidiferrobacteraceae bacterium, the genomic stretch TCCATGGCCGAGTTGGTGTGCGCCGGTACGTCGACCGGCGACACAACATCCTCGGCAAGGACCCGCTCGAGTGCTGCGCGAAGCGCAAGCCTTTCCGTGCCCCGGACGGGCACGCAGTCGTTCAGGATGTAGGCCTGCGCCTGCGCCACGGTAAGCGCCTGTTTGGCGTGGTCGCCGCCGCAGCCTGCCGGATCCGATAGGGCGGGTTTTGTCATGACAATCTCCTCCAGGGTTCAGCGTCCCGCCTGCGCCCGGTGCTGCGGCACGTTGGCGAAGTCAAAAAGGAAGTCGATGATCTCGTCTGCGTGGTTCAGATTGAGCACCGGAATATGGGTCACCGATGGCAGCGGCGTATCGCTTGCAACCGCAACGATGTTGTCATCTTCGAGGCACTGCAGGGGGCGATCCAGTGCCCTGCGGTACAGTTCGATCTTGGGAAACGGCTCGGCCTTGAAACCTTCGACCAGAATCAGGTCCAGCGCTCCGGTATCCAGCAGCGGCAGCAATTCCGCCAATCGAGGCTCCGTCGTCGATTCGCGCTCAATGATCAACGCGGAACGGCGCGACGAACCAACCAGCATTTGTGTCGCGCCCGCCTTGCGCAATTCGTAGCTGTCCTTGCCCGGCTGGTCGGTGTCGAAATCGTGATGCGCGTGCTTGACAACCCCGACCCGCAAGCCCCGTGCCCGCAACCGGGGAAGGAGCCGGACCAGCAACGTGGTCTTGCCGGTACCACTAGGGGCGGCGAAGCCCAATGACGGCGGTTGCTTCATGACCATGGCACGGACGCCTCCAGCTCGGTCCGCTCTTCGGGACTGTTCACGTTCTGGAACCATTGCGGCGTGTCGTCGAAGTTGGCGACGGCCAGGCGGTGGCGGTTGTACCAGCGATCGATCTTGCGTTCACCGGAATCCAGAAAGGCGAGGAGATCAGGCAGCAGGTCGCGGCGGATCAGGGCGAATACCGGGTGCATACGCTCACCGTCGTGGGCAACACTGATTTGCGCCTGCTCGTGCTCGAGTGCCCAATACAGGCGATGCACCAAACCGGAGCCAACGAGGGGGCAGGCATTGATGAGCAGGGCGCTGACATCGGTACGCAGGACCCGGAGCACACGTTCAACCATAGGTCGGC encodes the following:
- the mobB gene encoding molybdopterin-guanine dinucleotide biosynthesis protein B, which produces MVMKQPPSLGFAAPSGTGKTTLLVRLLPRLRARGLRVGVVKHAHHDFDTDQPGKDSYELRKAGATQMLVGSSRRSALIIERESTTEPRLAELLPLLDTGALDLILVEGFKAEPFPKIELYRRALDRPLQCLEDDNIVAVASDTPLPSVTHIPVLNLNHADEIIDFLFDFANVPQHRAQAGR
- a CDS encoding NTP transferase domain-containing protein; amino-acid sequence: MNETSSPREHITGVILAGGRSRRMGGIDKGLVPFQGRPMVERVLRVLRTDVSALLINACPLVGSGLVHRLYWALEHEQAQISVAHDGERMHPVFALIRRDLLPDLLAFLDSGERKIDRWYNRHRLAVANFDDTPQWFQNVNSPEERTELEASVPWS